One Labrus mixtus chromosome 12, fLabMix1.1, whole genome shotgun sequence DNA segment encodes these proteins:
- the LOC132984687 gene encoding hydroxycarboxylic acid receptor 2-like, which produces MYTNGTIDHCRVPDIATYQTLSCLMMGEFVLGLPLNLSVLYVFIFRFKFWKNKSIFLFNIVVADFLLVVCLPAEAYHYWNGMRRSKNPVVCKLMLSMLFLNRGASIAFLIILSIDRYFNVVHLGRKNLVKVLKKSPQISILIWLLLLPLTIPTMVETFECCNSHGRAVETYYHDVTDTFREVVFFTQIVIPFIVLVYCSVRIVNRLRKKTVGEKTKLRRAVWVVMSVVGVFSICFLPCTIGRAVLLTVRLQNWLKEEEVAVQVYDGLMVLSYIDCLLDPLVYCFCNSGFKDAYISTFCPTCLQKRLINSDFTLGTTETPTMSGGRTITDK; this is translated from the exons ATGTATACAAATGGAACAATCGATCACTGCAGAGTACCCGATATTGCCACGTACCAAACCCTCTCCTGTCTGATGATGGGAGAGTTTGTGCTGGGTCTGCCTCTCAATCTGTCCGTCCTCTATGTCTTCATCTTCAG GTTCAAGTTCTGGAAGAACAAAAGTATCTTCCTGTTCAATATTGTGGTTGCCGATTTCCTGCTGGTGGTCTGTCTCCCTGCTGAGGCCTACCACTACTGGAACGGCATGAGGCGCAGCAAGAACCCGGTGGTGTGCAAGCTGATGCTCTCCATGCTGTTTCTCAACCGCGGGGCCAGCATCGCCTTCCTCATCATTCTGTCCATCGATCGCTACTTCAACGTGGTGCACCTCGGACGGAAGAACCTCGTCAAGGTGTTGAAGAAATCTCCTCAGATCTCCATCCTCATCTGGCTCCTCTTGCTGCCCCTCACCATCCCCACCATGGTGGAGACGTTCGAGTGCTGCAACAGCCACGGCCGAGCGGTGGAGACTTATTACCACGATGTGACCGACACCTTCAGAGag GTGGTCTTCTTCACCCAGATCGTCATCCCCTTCATCGTCCTCGTGTACTGTTCTGTGCGCATTGTGAACCGGCTGAGGAAGAAGACGGTGGGCGAGAAGACCAAACTGAGAAGAGCCGTGTGGGTGGTCATGTCGGTCGTGGGCGTCTTCTCCATCTGCTTCCTGCCCTGCACCATAGGCCGAGCGGTGCTGCTCACCGTCCGGCTGCAGAATTGGTTAAAAGAGGAGGAAGTCGCCGTTCAGGTCTACGACGGCCTCATGGTTTTGTCGTACATCGACTGCCTGCTCGACCCGCTCGTTTATTGCTTCTGTAACTCGGGGTTTAAAGACGCTTACATATCCACCTTCTGTCCGACCTGTCTTCAGAAGAGATTGATAAACTCAGACTTTACGTTGGGAACAACGGAAACACCTACGATGTCTGGAGGTAGAACGATAACAGATAAATAA